The following proteins come from a genomic window of Paenibacillus swuensis:
- a CDS encoding transposase: MSTHVVTFDQFKRKYHDEASCLPILISTKWPNGYRCPRCACVTAHVITTRRLPLYECRNCKYQASLLVGTIMQGSRTLLHKWFQALFLIANPSGSINAVELSTIIQVTYKTAWLILHKLRHAIQQGDAQQLLTGLVEVISAEYNPCNFHIKGFKTIRNQQPFVGGASLNFYGEVSYVKLKHVFIPKLHPNKELSYWDYSNFIETHVSSSVRVPFIHYGSKKYNACDTLNIICDSVPVRINERYYGVSDKHLQSYLDEVSYRINYSLKPNRAVSKLFRLFIYTPAVTYKQLISRKPMCLHVQVA; the protein is encoded by the coding sequence GTGTCTACTCATGTAGTAACTTTCGATCAATTTAAGCGCAAGTATCATGATGAGGCTTCATGTCTGCCCATCCTGATCTCAACCAAGTGGCCCAACGGTTACCGCTGTCCGCGGTGCGCTTGCGTTACTGCCCATGTTATCACTACACGTCGGCTGCCTCTGTATGAATGCCGCAACTGCAAGTATCAAGCTTCTCTTCTCGTGGGGACGATTATGCAAGGTAGCCGTACTCTACTTCATAAATGGTTTCAGGCTTTATTTCTCATCGCTAACCCTTCAGGTTCAATTAACGCGGTGGAACTATCAACCATCATTCAAGTCACGTATAAGACGGCCTGGTTAATCCTACACAAACTTCGCCATGCCATTCAGCAAGGAGATGCGCAGCAGCTGCTCACAGGTCTTGTCGAAGTCATCTCTGCTGAATACAATCCGTGCAATTTCCATATTAAAGGTTTTAAGACGATCCGGAACCAGCAGCCATTTGTTGGGGGAGCTTCTCTTAACTTCTATGGTGAGGTTTCCTATGTCAAGCTTAAGCATGTTTTTATACCGAAACTTCATCCGAACAAAGAACTTAGCTATTGGGATTACTCAAACTTCATTGAGACTCATGTGAGTAGTTCAGTCCGAGTTCCTTTTATTCATTACGGTTCCAAAAAATATAACGCATGCGACACCTTAAATATCATTTGTGATTCTGTTCCTGTTAGAATAAACGAGCGATATTACGGAGTAAGTGACAAGCACTTACAATCTTATCTGGATGAAGTATCCTATCGCATTAATTATTCACTGAAACCAAACCGTGCGGTATCGAAATTATTTCGGCTGTTCATTTATACTCCTGCTGTTACTTATAAACAACTCATTTCACGCAAACCGATGTGCTTACATGTACAGGTTGCCTGA
- the sigF gene encoding RNA polymerase sporulation sigma factor SigF, translating to MDVNLKQASHSYLDDSEVKRLIALSQSGDTIARDTLVSCNIRLVWSVVQRFLNRGYEPEDLFQIGCIGLLKSVDKFDLSYDVKFSTYAVPMIIGEIQRFLRDDGTLKVSRSLKEMANKVRKTKDELSKTLGRLPTVKEVAEVLEVTPEEIVFAQEANKPPTSIHETVFENDGDPITLMDQIADESQDKWFEKLALNEAISSLSDRERLIVYLRYYRDQTQSEVASRLGISQVQVSRLEKKILQCIKDQIAQ from the coding sequence ATGGATGTCAATCTGAAGCAAGCCTCACACAGTTATTTGGACGATTCGGAAGTCAAGCGGTTAATCGCTCTTAGCCAGAGCGGTGACACGATTGCAAGAGATACGCTCGTGAGCTGTAATATCCGATTGGTCTGGTCCGTGGTGCAACGGTTTCTGAACAGGGGATACGAGCCGGAGGATTTGTTTCAAATCGGGTGTATCGGCTTGCTGAAGTCTGTGGACAAATTTGACCTTTCCTATGATGTGAAATTTTCCACCTATGCGGTGCCGATGATTATCGGTGAAATCCAGCGTTTTCTCCGGGATGACGGAACGCTGAAAGTAAGCCGTTCTTTGAAAGAGATGGCCAACAAGGTGCGCAAGACCAAGGATGAGCTGTCCAAGACATTAGGACGGCTGCCCACGGTGAAAGAAGTAGCTGAGGTGTTGGAAGTGACCCCGGAGGAGATTGTGTTTGCCCAAGAAGCGAACAAGCCGCCGACGTCCATTCATGAGACGGTGTTCGAGAACGACGGGGACCCGATTACGTTGATGGATCAGATTGCGGATGAGTCTCAGGATAAGTGGTTTGAGAAGCTGGCGTTGAACGAGGCCATTTCCTCCCTGTCCGATCGGGAGCGGCTGATTGTGTATCTCCGCTATTACCGGGACCAAACTCAGTCCGAGGTGGCTTCACGGCTTGGGATTTCGCAAGTCCAAGTTTCACGTTTGGAGAAGAAAATTCTGCAATGCATTAAGGACCAGATCGCTCAATGA
- the spoIIAB gene encoding anti-sigma F factor yields MSASNFMNLQFAARSENESFARVAVAAFVSQLDPTMQELTDLKTVVSEAVTNSIIHGYENNPEGVITISANIEGDIVMISVQDDGLGIEDLDLAKEPLYTSKPELERSGMGFTIMENFMDEVEITTEPGAGTKVRMVKRIESKKALYN; encoded by the coding sequence ATGAGTGCGTCTAATTTTATGAACCTGCAGTTTGCGGCAAGATCGGAGAATGAATCTTTCGCCAGAGTAGCGGTGGCGGCTTTTGTCTCTCAGCTGGATCCGACGATGCAAGAACTGACGGATTTGAAGACGGTCGTTTCCGAAGCGGTTACGAACTCCATCATCCACGGGTATGAGAACAACCCGGAGGGCGTTATTACCATTTCCGCGAATATCGAAGGGGATATCGTGATGATTTCGGTACAGGACGATGGACTTGGTATTGAAGATTTGGATTTAGCCAAAGAGCCGTTATACACGTCCAAGCCTGAGCTTGAGCGTTCGGGGATGGGCTTTACGATTATGGAGAACTTCATGGATGAGGTAGAAATTACCACCGAACCAGGAGCAGGTACGAAAGTGCGCATGGTGAAGCGCATCGAATCCAAGAAAGCTTTATACAATTAG
- the spoIIAA gene encoding anti-sigma F factor antagonist, which translates to MSLDIEMEHHRNALIVRLKGELDHHTADMVKMKMEDAILRGYSDHVILSLKDLSFMDSSGLGVILGRYKLVMSKGGKMVVCDANPSVYRLFEMSGLFKIVTCYANERLALSGLEVVS; encoded by the coding sequence ATGAGTCTGGACATCGAAATGGAGCATCACCGCAACGCATTGATTGTCAGATTGAAAGGCGAATTGGATCACCACACGGCCGATATGGTCAAAATGAAAATGGAAGACGCGATCTTGAGAGGTTACAGCGATCATGTCATCTTGAGTTTGAAGGACCTTTCTTTTATGGATAGCTCCGGTCTTGGTGTAATTCTCGGCAGGTATAAACTTGTAATGTCCAAAGGCGGGAAGATGGTCGTTTGCGACGCGAATCCTTCCGTTTACCGTTTGTTTGAAATGTCGGGTTTGTTCAAAATTGTCACGTGTTACGCGAACGAAAGACTCGCGCTTTCCGGACTGGAGGTTGTCTCATGA
- a CDS encoding D-alanyl-D-alanine carboxypeptidase family protein: MITPTWKKRYMTCICLSLIAASVLPLSATAATASANSTPSQTTNLSAAVEGPKPAGSLDLAPNATSAVLMDASTGTIIYEKNGAEKRPPASITKIMTMLLIMEALDRAEIKLTDKVSTSENAASMGGSQIFLEPGEEMTVDDMLKGIAMASGNDASVAMAEKLAGSEEAFVQLMNERAKQLGMNNTNFVNANGLPASNHYTSAHDIALMSKELLKHEEITKYTSSYQDYLRKDSEKPFWLVNTNKLVRFYSGADGLKTGYTSEAKFCLSATAKRDQFRIIAVVLGEPNTKIRNNEVSKMFDWGFAQYTNFPIFKKGDALGMVKIEKGDVKQVELKAKQDYSVLLKKGDNNKTIRHELKLMPELKAPLTAGQPIGKLTVYKENKMIAEFDVESPVNIRKAGWWTLFKRTAAKMFFVD; encoded by the coding sequence ATGATTACGCCAACTTGGAAAAAACGTTATATGACTTGTATTTGCTTGAGCCTCATAGCTGCCTCGGTATTGCCATTATCAGCAACGGCCGCAACCGCTTCCGCAAACTCAACGCCTTCACAGACGACGAACTTGTCAGCAGCTGTCGAGGGACCTAAGCCTGCAGGGTCTTTAGACCTTGCGCCTAACGCAACCTCCGCCGTATTAATGGATGCTTCTACTGGAACGATTATCTATGAGAAGAATGGGGCCGAGAAACGTCCGCCCGCATCCATAACGAAAATTATGACCATGTTGCTCATTATGGAAGCTTTGGATCGCGCGGAAATCAAGTTAACCGATAAAGTATCCACAAGTGAAAATGCGGCCTCCATGGGGGGATCCCAAATTTTTCTTGAGCCCGGCGAGGAAATGACCGTGGATGACATGCTGAAAGGCATAGCCATGGCCTCGGGTAACGATGCTTCTGTGGCAATGGCTGAGAAATTGGCAGGTTCAGAGGAAGCTTTCGTTCAGCTGATGAATGAGCGCGCCAAGCAGCTGGGCATGAACAATACCAATTTTGTCAATGCGAACGGGCTTCCCGCCAGCAATCACTACACCTCGGCTCATGATATCGCGCTAATGTCCAAAGAGCTTCTAAAGCATGAGGAAATTACTAAATATACAAGCAGTTATCAAGATTACCTGCGTAAGGATTCCGAAAAACCTTTCTGGCTCGTCAACACCAATAAGCTTGTACGTTTTTACTCGGGTGCGGACGGTTTGAAGACAGGATACACCAGCGAGGCTAAATTCTGTTTATCCGCCACAGCCAAACGGGACCAGTTCCGCATCATCGCGGTAGTGTTAGGCGAACCGAATACGAAGATCCGGAACAATGAAGTGTCCAAGATGTTCGATTGGGGCTTCGCGCAGTACACGAACTTCCCTATTTTCAAAAAAGGCGATGCCCTGGGCATGGTGAAGATCGAGAAGGGCGACGTTAAGCAAGTGGAGCTCAAAGCCAAACAGGATTACAGCGTGCTGTTAAAAAAAGGGGACAACAACAAGACAATCCGTCATGAGCTGAAGCTGATGCCAGAGCTTAAGGCGCCGTTAACGGCAGGCCAACCGATTGGTAAACTTACGGTCTATAAAGAGAACAAGATGATTGCCGAGTTCGACGTGGAGTCTCCTGTGAATATTCGCAAAGCCGGCTGGTGGACCTTATTTAAACGCACGGCAGCGAAGATGTTTTTTGTCGATTGA
- a CDS encoding pyrimidine-nucleoside phosphorylase translates to MRTVDVIQKKRDGQELTSEEISFLIEGYTAGTIPDYQMSAWAMAVFFQGMTARETAELTLAMARSGDQIDLSAIPGIKVDKHSTGGVGDTTTLVLAPLVAAAGVPVAKMSGRGLGHTGGTIDKLEAIPGFSVELTEDQFTKQVTGQGVAVIGQTGNLTPADKKLYGLRDVTATVNSIPLIASSIMSKKIAAGADAIVLDVKTGNGAFMKTLEDSIKLAQAMVDIGTEVGRECVAVITDMDQPLGVAVGNGLEVQLAVETLQGKGPKDLEEVCLTLGSYMLVLGRKAATVEEARTKLQELIANGSGLAKFKEFVAAQGGDSSVLDDPSRIVQVKEIIPVHAEQDGYVASITAEEIGVAAMMLGAGRETKESQIDLAVGLRLHKKSGDAVRKGDKLADMYVNRTEEEAVAPVRRKVIEAFRIVSEPVTPEPLIYAIVTKDGVQKQI, encoded by the coding sequence ATGAGAACGGTTGATGTAATACAGAAGAAACGGGATGGCCAGGAGTTAACCTCCGAGGAAATTTCGTTCTTAATTGAAGGTTATACCGCCGGTACAATTCCGGACTATCAGATGTCGGCCTGGGCTATGGCGGTATTTTTTCAAGGCATGACAGCAAGGGAGACCGCCGAACTAACGTTAGCTATGGCGAGATCCGGTGATCAGATTGACTTAAGCGCGATTCCGGGCATCAAGGTGGACAAGCATAGTACAGGCGGCGTAGGAGATACGACAACGCTTGTTTTGGCTCCCTTGGTGGCCGCCGCCGGAGTTCCCGTGGCCAAGATGTCGGGCAGAGGCCTCGGGCATACGGGAGGAACGATCGATAAGCTAGAAGCGATCCCTGGATTTTCGGTGGAATTGACCGAGGATCAATTCACGAAACAGGTCACAGGGCAAGGGGTGGCCGTCATCGGTCAAACCGGCAACTTGACCCCTGCGGACAAGAAGTTATACGGTCTTCGGGATGTTACCGCGACTGTTAATTCAATACCACTAATCGCCAGCTCCATTATGAGCAAGAAAATAGCCGCGGGCGCCGATGCGATTGTGTTGGACGTGAAAACCGGAAACGGCGCTTTCATGAAAACCTTAGAGGATTCAATCAAGCTTGCTCAAGCCATGGTCGATATCGGAACCGAAGTGGGTCGGGAATGTGTAGCCGTCATTACCGATATGGATCAGCCGTTAGGCGTTGCGGTTGGTAATGGATTGGAAGTGCAGCTGGCGGTGGAAACTCTTCAAGGTAAGGGTCCTAAAGACCTGGAAGAAGTATGTCTAACGCTAGGGTCCTATATGCTTGTTCTGGGACGCAAAGCGGCGACGGTAGAGGAAGCAAGAACGAAGTTGCAGGAACTGATCGCCAACGGATCAGGACTTGCCAAATTCAAAGAATTCGTGGCGGCTCAAGGCGGTGACAGCTCGGTGCTGGATGATCCCTCCCGTATTGTACAGGTCAAAGAAATCATCCCTGTACATGCGGAGCAGGACGGATACGTAGCTTCCATCACGGCTGAGGAAATCGGCGTCGCTGCCATGATGCTGGGAGCCGGGCGGGAAACGAAGGAGTCGCAAATTGACCTTGCCGTTGGTTTGCGGCTTCACAAGAAGAGCGGCGACGCTGTCCGTAAAGGCGATAAGCTGGCCGACATGTACGTGAACCGCACGGAAGAGGAAGCCGTCGCGCCGGTCCGCCGGAAAGTAATCGAAGCGTTCCGGATCGTTTCTGAGCCGGTCACGCCGGAACCGTTAATTTACGCGATTGTCACGAAAGACGGAGTACAGAAACAGATTTGA
- a CDS encoding aspartyl-phosphate phosphatase Spo0E family protein: protein MERDLNKIIDILRQQMVDKAMETGNFTDLKVVELSQQLDFFIYQLQLLHSQKRKQCMFGLFALLSGRNGSVSAVC, encoded by the coding sequence ATGGAACGAGATTTGAACAAAATTATTGACATATTGCGTCAACAAATGGTCGATAAGGCGATGGAGACAGGCAACTTTACGGATCTGAAGGTTGTAGAGCTCAGTCAACAACTTGACTTCTTTATATATCAGCTTCAATTGCTTCATAGTCAGAAGAGAAAACAATGTATGTTTGGGTTATTTGCTCTATTGTCCGGTCGGAACGGTTCTGTCAGTGCTGTGTGCTAA
- a CDS encoding purine-nucleoside phosphorylase — translation MTTLNTDLSYMDQINAAASYVKEHLGEVQPVIGLILGSGLGDLADQVESPVAINYNEVPHFPVSTVEGHAGRFVAGTLEGKSVIVMQGRFHFYEGYDMKKVVFPVYVMKQLGIDTLVITNAAGGMNREFSAGDLMLITDHINLTGANPLIGKNEAGLGVRFPDMSEAYSRDFGALAKRLAPNVTGDDGEVLKLQEGVYCGISGPTYMTPAELTMLARVGGDAVGMSTVGEVIAARHAGMRVLGISCITDMAIGEELEPLTHEQVVAVANRTKPKFIGLVKAFVKEVTV, via the coding sequence ATGACAACCTTAAATACGGATTTGTCCTATATGGACCAAATTAACGCGGCGGCATCTTACGTCAAAGAGCATCTTGGGGAAGTTCAGCCGGTCATCGGTTTAATTCTGGGTTCAGGTTTAGGCGACCTTGCCGATCAGGTGGAATCGCCCGTCGCCATTAACTACAACGAAGTTCCGCATTTCCCGGTATCAACGGTAGAAGGACATGCGGGCCGTTTCGTCGCGGGTACATTGGAAGGGAAGTCGGTCATTGTGATGCAAGGCCGCTTCCATTTCTACGAAGGATACGATATGAAGAAGGTCGTTTTCCCGGTTTATGTCATGAAGCAGCTTGGAATTGATACACTGGTCATCACGAATGCGGCAGGCGGCATGAACCGCGAATTTTCCGCAGGTGATTTGATGTTGATCACAGATCATATCAACTTGACGGGAGCCAATCCGCTGATTGGGAAGAATGAAGCCGGTCTTGGTGTGCGCTTCCCGGATATGTCCGAGGCGTATTCGCGTGATTTCGGCGCCTTGGCCAAGCGCTTGGCGCCAAACGTCACCGGTGATGACGGAGAGGTGTTGAAGTTGCAAGAGGGCGTATACTGCGGCATAAGCGGCCCAACTTACATGACACCGGCGGAGTTGACGATGTTGGCCAGAGTCGGCGGAGACGCCGTCGGAATGTCGACAGTAGGTGAGGTCATTGCCGCAAGACATGCGGGAATGCGTGTGTTGGGTATATCCTGTATTACCGATATGGCCATTGGCGAAGAGCTTGAACCTTTAACGCATGAACAAGTAGTTGCGGTGGCAAATCGGACGAAACCTAAATTCATCGGATTGGTTAAAGCATTTGTGAAAGAAGTTACTGTTTAG
- a CDS encoding purine-nucleoside phosphorylase: MSEQMKKITEAEQYIRERITFLPEVALILGSGLGILDELMEETTVISYGDIPHFPVSTVEGHAGDLIVGKIGGKPVIMMKGRFHLYEGYDVQIVTLPIRVMKALGVKSLLVTNAAGGVNTSFQPGDLMLIEDHINLTSMNPLIGKNESALGVRFPDMSDAYSRRLREVAVRKAAENNIPLQKGVYFGLLGPNYETPAEIRMIRVLGGDAVGMSTVGEVIAARHSGIEVIGISCISNMAAGILDQPLSHHEVMETTEKVKQKFLDFVVSIIPEL; the protein is encoded by the coding sequence ATGTCCGAACAAATGAAGAAAATTACGGAAGCTGAGCAATATATTCGGGAGCGCATTACATTTTTGCCTGAGGTGGCGTTAATTCTGGGTTCCGGTCTTGGGATTCTGGATGAATTAATGGAAGAAACAACAGTTATTTCTTACGGAGACATTCCTCACTTTCCTGTTTCTACGGTAGAAGGACATGCGGGTGACTTGATTGTCGGCAAAATCGGAGGCAAGCCCGTGATTATGATGAAGGGACGCTTCCATCTATATGAAGGCTACGATGTTCAGATTGTCACGTTGCCTATACGCGTTATGAAGGCGCTTGGCGTGAAATCCTTGCTCGTAACGAATGCGGCTGGCGGCGTGAATACGTCCTTTCAACCCGGCGATTTGATGTTGATTGAAGATCACATCAACTTGACGTCGATGAACCCTCTAATCGGTAAGAATGAAAGTGCTCTGGGCGTACGTTTCCCGGATATGTCGGATGCTTACAGCCGCCGTTTGCGCGAGGTTGCTGTGCGTAAAGCGGCAGAGAATAACATTCCATTGCAGAAGGGTGTCTATTTCGGACTCTTGGGACCGAACTATGAAACACCTGCCGAGATTCGCATGATTCGCGTGCTGGGCGGAGATGCTGTGGGTATGTCTACGGTAGGCGAGGTTATTGCCGCCCGTCACTCCGGCATTGAAGTGATCGGGATCTCTTGTATCAGCAACATGGCTGCCGGCATTCTGGATCAGCCTTTGTCCCATCATGAAGTGATGGAAACGACCGAGAAAGTGAAGCAGAAGTTCCTTGATTTCGTTGTATCCATCATCCCAGAATTGTAA
- the deoB gene encoding phosphopentomutase — protein MRFNRIGVIVLDSVGIGELPDAESFGDLGSHTLGHIAEQVPSMALPNLKALGLGNIEAFGTVQKVDKPLAYFGKMAEASVGKDTMTGHWELMGLKITTPFNTYPDGFPPALLEAFERETGRKVLCNRPASGTEVLDEYGEEQMKTGAWIVYTSADSVFQIAAHEDIIPLEELYKACEIARRLTLQEEFSVGRVIARPYIGSPGAFKRTPNRHDYAVVPPSKTVMNGVQEAGYDSISVGKINDIFSGEGVTASYPTKSNLDGIEKTIELLGTDFKGLLFTNLVDFDSLYGHRRDPVGYAKALEEFDAYVPQLLEKLGPEDLLMITADHGNDPVHPGTDHTREYVPLLVYSPQLTQPASLAIRTTFSDVGATIADNFGAALPSNGTSFLNELK, from the coding sequence ATGCGTTTTAACAGAATTGGCGTTATCGTATTGGATAGCGTAGGCATTGGCGAATTACCGGACGCGGAGAGCTTCGGGGATTTGGGTTCACACACGTTGGGACATATCGCCGAACAGGTGCCGTCCATGGCATTACCGAATTTGAAGGCGCTGGGATTAGGTAATATTGAAGCGTTCGGTACGGTACAGAAAGTGGACAAACCCTTGGCTTATTTTGGCAAAATGGCGGAGGCATCCGTGGGTAAAGACACCATGACCGGTCATTGGGAGCTTATGGGACTGAAAATAACAACACCGTTTAATACATATCCTGATGGTTTTCCGCCTGCTTTGTTGGAAGCCTTTGAGCGTGAAACCGGACGCAAAGTTCTATGTAACCGGCCGGCTTCCGGTACAGAAGTGCTGGATGAATACGGCGAGGAACAGATGAAAACCGGCGCTTGGATCGTCTATACCTCTGCGGACAGCGTGTTTCAGATTGCTGCACATGAAGACATCATTCCATTAGAGGAATTATATAAGGCTTGTGAGATTGCAAGGAGATTAACCCTGCAAGAAGAATTCTCCGTCGGCCGGGTCATTGCCAGACCTTATATCGGTTCGCCCGGAGCGTTCAAGCGCACGCCGAACCGTCACGATTACGCGGTGGTTCCGCCTTCCAAGACGGTTATGAACGGCGTACAGGAGGCGGGCTATGATTCCATCTCTGTCGGGAAAATCAATGATATTTTCTCAGGAGAGGGTGTCACAGCTTCCTATCCTACAAAAAGTAATCTGGACGGTATCGAGAAGACGATTGAGTTGCTGGGAACGGATTTCAAAGGACTCTTGTTTACGAATCTGGTAGATTTCGATTCTCTTTACGGTCATCGCCGGGATCCGGTCGGGTATGCGAAAGCGCTGGAGGAATTCGACGCTTACGTGCCTCAGCTTCTGGAGAAGCTTGGCCCCGAGGATTTATTGATGATTACCGCGGATCATGGAAATGATCCGGTCCATCCGGGAACGGATCATACGCGTGAATATGTGCCTTTATTAGTATACAGCCCGCAGTTGACGCAACCGGCTTCTCTGGCGATACGCACCACATTCTCTGATGTGGGCGCCACCATTGCCGATAACTTTGGAGCAGCGTTGCCTTCCAACGGAACCAGTTTCTTGAATGAATTGAAATAA
- the xerD gene encoding site-specific tyrosine recombinase XerD: MIQHLRNFIHYLSVERGLSKNTLESYERDITKYIEFITAEGLTELEQVTKAHIISYMLKLRQLGRASATISRMLISIRSFHQFMVRERLLNHDPTMNMETPRQEKRLPKVLTIKEVETLLEAPQTSTPAGLRDKAMLEVLYATGIRVSELISLDMDSVNLQMGFVRCIGKGSKERIIPLGRIAGECLDVYIQTMRPQLTKPNKPDQALFLNHHGARLTRQGFWKIIKKHAKEVAIHKEITPHTLRHSFATHLLENGADLRAVQEMLGHADISTTQIYTHVTKSKMKEVYDRTHPRARMN; the protein is encoded by the coding sequence ATGATCCAACACTTACGTAACTTTATTCATTATCTTTCCGTCGAAAGAGGACTTTCCAAAAACACATTGGAATCCTACGAAAGAGACATCACCAAATATATTGAATTTATTACGGCTGAAGGACTCACGGAACTGGAACAGGTCACGAAAGCGCACATCATCTCCTATATGCTAAAGCTAAGACAACTCGGCCGCGCTTCCGCTACCATATCGCGTATGTTAATCTCGATCCGCTCTTTTCACCAATTTATGGTGCGGGAACGGTTGTTAAATCACGATCCTACGATGAATATGGAAACGCCCCGCCAAGAGAAACGATTGCCGAAGGTGTTGACGATCAAGGAAGTAGAGACGCTGCTGGAAGCGCCTCAAACTTCTACGCCCGCGGGACTGCGGGATAAAGCTATGTTAGAAGTGCTTTACGCTACGGGCATAAGAGTCTCGGAATTGATCTCTCTGGATATGGACAGTGTGAATTTACAGATGGGCTTTGTGCGGTGTATCGGGAAAGGTTCCAAAGAACGAATTATACCGCTCGGGCGAATCGCGGGAGAATGCTTGGATGTCTATATCCAAACGATGCGTCCGCAGTTGACGAAACCGAACAAGCCTGATCAGGCTTTATTCTTGAACCATCACGGTGCGCGTCTGACCCGGCAGGGTTTCTGGAAGATTATTAAGAAACACGCCAAGGAAGTGGCGATTCATAAAGAAATTACCCCTCACACCCTGCGTCATTCGTTTGCCACCCATTTGCTGGAGAATGGTGCTGATTTAAGGGCGGTTCAGGAAATGCTGGGACACGCGGATATTTCCACCACTCAAATTTATACTCACGTAACCAAAAGTAAGATGAAAGAAGTTTATGATCGGACACATCCCCGGGCGCGCATGAATTAA
- a CDS encoding DUF4227 family protein, whose protein sequence is MIVSLRKWMERIKFILIFLILTLFLYHFAGAVTAWLGPTDRYREPLGRSVKVFNTSSDYNGEQVSLSDRLRFFYWYGE, encoded by the coding sequence ATGATTGTTTCACTTCGCAAATGGATGGAGCGTATTAAGTTTATTTTGATTTTCTTAATCCTCACGTTGTTTCTATACCACTTCGCCGGTGCCGTTACCGCGTGGCTTGGACCTACCGATCGATATAGGGAACCTTTGGGCAGGTCCGTGAAAGTATTTAATACCAGTTCCGACTACAATGGCGAACAAGTGTCTCTGAGCGATCGGTTGCGTTTCTTCTATTGGTACGGGGAGTAA
- a CDS encoding S8 family peptidase, protein MKPLRKLLKPLAGAGSSKPKRQLQRKVIVFKNARSYNTCLKHMHQHGVRPVKTMKDIHAICFHVDKHQDLSKLHRHPSVRAIETDGRTRSHMLRKKVRIHNLKNRQTTPWGIACVGAPRAWKGSLSGSEVRIAVLDTGIAKHPDLSVSGRFSTLDFKEKKLDGNGHGTHVSGTAAALNNKIGVVGVSPAVRLYGVKVLDSNGEGYVSDLVEGIAWCMKHGIQVVNMSLGTVEGSRALKAIVRKAHRKGVVIIASAGNEGNEAASIDYPAKYKETIAVAASDRKNRVAGYSSRGAGVDVTAPGTDVLSTSSSGGYTRMSGTSMATPHAAGTAALMLSAIPRLSASGVKALLRRTARNLKGYGARSQGAGLINAAAAVRAARIRR, encoded by the coding sequence TTGAAGCCTTTGCGAAAGTTATTGAAACCGCTGGCCGGTGCCGGATCAAGTAAACCTAAACGACAACTTCAACGGAAAGTCATAGTGTTCAAAAATGCGCGGAGTTACAACACATGTCTCAAGCATATGCATCAACACGGGGTTCGGCCGGTTAAAACGATGAAAGACATTCATGCCATTTGTTTTCATGTGGATAAACATCAAGATTTGAGTAAGTTGCATCGTCATCCTTCTGTTCGCGCCATTGAAACGGACGGACGAACACGGTCCCACATGTTGCGCAAAAAAGTAAGGATACACAATCTAAAGAATCGTCAAACGACGCCTTGGGGTATTGCGTGTGTAGGGGCTCCCCGCGCATGGAAAGGCTCTCTTTCCGGCAGCGAGGTGCGCATCGCCGTGCTGGACACGGGCATCGCCAAGCATCCCGACTTGTCGGTCAGCGGGCGCTTCAGCACGCTGGATTTCAAGGAGAAGAAGCTGGACGGGAACGGTCACGGCACCCATGTATCCGGCACAGCGGCCGCGTTGAATAACAAGATTGGTGTTGTCGGCGTCTCTCCCGCTGTACGATTATACGGTGTGAAGGTGCTCGATTCCAATGGAGAAGGGTATGTTTCCGACCTTGTCGAAGGAATTGCGTGGTGCATGAAGCACGGCATTCAGGTCGTCAACATGAGCCTGGGCACCGTGGAAGGCAGTAGAGCTTTGAAGGCCATCGTGCGCAAGGCGCATCGCAAAGGCGTCGTCATCATTGCTTCAGCCGGGAATGAGGGCAACGAAGCGGCATCTATCGATTATCCGGCGAAGTACAAAGAGACGATCGCCGTCGCGGCATCGGATCGCAAAAACCGGGTCGCCGGATACAGCAGCCGGGGTGCCGGCGTCGATGTAACCGCCCCGGGGACGGACGTTCTGTCCACGTCGTCCTCCGGCGGGTACACGCGCATGTCCGGCACGTCCATGGCGACGCCGCATGCCGCGGGCACGGCGGCGCTGATGCTCAGCGCCATTCCGCGCCTGTCGGCCAGCGGCGTCAAGGCCCTCTTGCGGCGCACGGCGCGCAACCTCAAAGGCTACGGCGCCCGTTCGCAGGGCGCCGGGCTGATCAATGCGGCCGCAGCTGTGCGCGCTGCCCGAATTCGCCGTTAG